The following proteins are co-located in the Solea senegalensis isolate Sse05_10M linkage group LG12, IFAPA_SoseM_1, whole genome shotgun sequence genome:
- the si:dkey-237j10.2 gene encoding uncharacterized protein si:dkey-237j10.2: MLAEGFLRVLLYREERKFASASKQHKTKTNTHCTDALICSHSNSNTTDLRLHSAEAGQGQEELHFTQDQGLRAVHRRPVGLTIPGCSPVLTVDPDITVCIDDCSLLQQYPDLQVADSGRISQYPLRATAIQHSLVRPVSDVHFQPEWEVSQQELRGEPVSSTSDQGYLVVGTSVNMSLGLPGSGLEPMSNSVLNGMLDKQVEEVYLQHMTDNLARCNSDLGNSLLHGLVPPPQPSMQTRGPDSLEACLVKVSGGGNAKKMSCLSTQNIPCSSNFSSPVLRISENDHTHLKRNYM, translated from the exons atgCTCGCCGAAGGTTTTCTCCGAGTGCTGCTTtacagggaggagaggaagttTGCCTCTGCttccaaacaacacaaaacgAAGACAAACACTCATTGTACAGATGCGTTGATCTGTTCTCACTCCAACTCAAACACTACAGACCTACGGTTACATTCAGCTGAAGCAG GTCAAGGCCAGGAAGAATTACACTTCACCCAAGATCAGGGACTGAGAGCGGTGCATCGACGCCCTGTAGGCCTCACAATCCCTGggtgttcacctgtcctcaccgtGGATCCTGACATAACAGTTTGCATTGACGACTGCAGTCTCCTGCAACAGTATCCAGATCTACAGGTGGCCGACTCTGGCCGCATCTCACAATATCCACTGAGAGCCACTGCTATTCAGCACAGTTTGGTCCGTCCTGTCTCTGACGTTCACTTCCAGCCAGAGTGGGAGGTTTCCCAGCAAGAGCTACGAGGGGAACCTGTTTCATCCACATCAGACCAGGGTTATCTGGTTGTGGGGACGAGTGTGAACATGAGCCTGGGTCTGCCTGGGTCTGGGTTGGAGCCCATGTCGAACTCGGTACTGAACGGCATGCTGGACAAACAGGTGGAGGAGGTTTACCTGCAGCACATGACTGACAATTTGGCTCGATGCAACTCTGACCTGGGAAACAGCCTCCTGCACGGCCTTGTGCCGCCACCGCAGCCCAGCATGCAGACACGGGGACCAGACTCACTGGAGGCCTGTCTGGTGAAAGTATCAGGTGGAGGCAACGCAAAGAAGATGAGTTGCCTGAGCACCCAGAACATTCCCTGCTCATCTAACTTCAGCTCGCCTGTGCTGAGGATCTCAGAGAATGACCACACTCATTTGAAGAGAAACTACATGTAA